From the Terriglobia bacterium genome, the window ATTTCGACAAATATCGTGCCGAGCTTATTCGCGACCAGCGAAAGCAGGTCGGAAGGCCTTGAACAATTTTCTAGGTCAGTGAGAAATCGTTTCACCTTGCGGTGACAAAGAGCAACAATGTCCCCGACGGGATTTGTGGTCAGATGAAGACCCAAATCCGAAGCGAGCACATGAATCGAAGTGCTGTCGTTTAGTTTTATTCCTGACCGTGTCATCCGAACACTTTCTTTATTGCCCTGTAGAGTTCAATCCAATCCTTGACCTCGAAAGGTTTAATCGTTTTGTTACTGCGACGTGCAATCACTGAGCGATGCGCTTCTAACAATTCCACGGTATCAGAGTATGAAAGACTCAATTGTTCCGCAGCGGACGCGAGCGCTTGCGGGATCACGGTCGGTTCCCTCTGTGAGGCGGGAAGTGGCTCGTCCCCTCGCAACAAATAATCAATCGAAGCTCCGAGCGCGTTCGCGATCTTCAGAACATATTCCGAACTCGGATTTCGCTTGTTATTCTCTATATCGCTGAGGAAGCCCTTACTGACGCCACTCTTGGTCGCCAGTTGATCCTGGGTCCACTTCTTCGCCTCCCTTATCTCCTTAACGCGGTCTCCAACAGTCGGCATTCTGCTTCCCCCCAGATTGTTGGATTTTAGCGAGCTGGCGTGACCTTGTAAAGGCGATTCCGCCTCTTCTTGACATGGGGTTCGATGTTCGCTATACTGTATGTGAATTACACTATCGGCGATGTTGCGGAGGGCCGGAATGGCGACAGCGAAACTGGGAATTTGGGATAGCAGGTTTGGGCAAATGAACGATTTGCTGCGGAGCATCTGCGAGGAACTCCAAGTCAGCCCAACGGCATACGACCAAGCCGTGAACCGATACACCGCCGTCTGCAACTGGTTAGAAGCCGACGGGAGCGCTGTAGCTGTTTTCAACCCGACGATCTATCCGCAAGGGTCAATGAAAATTGGGACGACAGTGAAGCCATTCGGTCGGGACGAGTATGACTTAGATCTCGTCTGCGAGTTCCGAATCTCGGTGGATAAACTTCAGTCACCGCTCCAACTCCTGAAGCTCCTTGAGGCGCGGATGCGCGAGCACGAACTCTATCGCTCCATCCTGGAAATGAAAAACCGCTGTGTACGGCTGAATTACGCTAACGAGTTCCATCTGGACATCCTTCCCGCCTGCCCCGACCTCAGCGTCGGTGGTACCTGTCTCTTCGTTCCTGACCGGAAATCGCAGACTTGGAAGCCTTCGAATCCCAAAGGTTACGCCGATTGGTTCGAATCGCGCTGTGAGTTGGCGCTGAAGATGCTGATTGAAAGCCGGAGATTGATGACAAAAGCTGAACCAATTCCCCCGCAAGAAGCAACGGAAGAGAAGGCAATCCTCAAGAGAGTGGTCCAGTTATTGAAGCGGTGGCGCGATGTCCGCTACCAGCGGGAACCAAAACTCGCCCCGATTTCGATGGTGCTCACGACTATGGCTGCCCAAGCATACGGAGGAGAGCGCACAGTTACAGAGGCGATGACTTCGGTGCTGAACAGTTTCGTCACCCAAATCGCCTCAACCAATTCCCGCGTGTATGTCCTAAATCCCGCCAACCGCAAGGAGGACCTTAGTGAGCGTTGGGGCGATGCAGCCCAATACCGTGTATTCGTTGATGGGATTCGAGAATTCCACGAGCAATGGGACCGTGTGTTGGCAACCAGTGGGATACACAACGTTTCCGAACAACTCGAAGGGTTTTTTGGGGAACCTGTGAAGGCCGCAATCAAAAAGCAAGCCCGGACTTTGCAGGACTTGCGCGAGAAATCGTCCTTGAGGGTAGCGCAGGCCGGATTGTTAAGCTCAGCCCCTGCGATTGGAGTTCCTGTGAGGTCAAACACATTTCATGGCAAATGGTAAAAGTAGTCTCCGTCAACGCGCACCCAGTTTCGATCAGCAAATCTACAGAATGGGTGTGTTGTGGCCGAAGTTTGTTTTGGACAAGACAAGGAGACAGGTCGAAGCAGTCTGGAAAGGATTTCTGCAACCCTCGCCCCTGAGCGAGAATTATTTGATCACCCTTCGCTTCCGCCCTGGTCGGAATCCAGAAACACGCGTGTTATCACCAGAACTGAAAATTCGAGACAGATTCCGCGATCTACCCCATATCAACCCAGACGGCAGCCTATGCCTTCACGTGATGGGAGATTGGCAGCCCTGGATGTACGTCGCAGATTTCATCCCTCCATGGGTCAGTACGTGGCTCTACTTCTATGAAGTCTGGTACGCCACAGGTAACTGGCATGGGGGCGGGACCCATCCGGACAAACCGGAGCATCGGAGTGAGTGATGCCAAGCATGGAGAGGGGCGAACCGTACGTGGGACATCACTCGTCAGGAAGGAGAAGGTGACACAGACATGACAAGGCGAGTGCTCTGTATTGATGGCGGTGGTATCAAGGGGGTATTCCCCGCATCCTTCCTCTCCACGATTGAGGAATCAGTGGGAAAGCCAGTAGCAGATTACTTTGACCTGATTGTGGGAACGTCAACGGGCGGAATAATTGCCCTGGGTCTCGGACTTGGATTGAGTGCGAATGATCTGCTGCGCTTTTATCAAGAACGCGGCCCCGCAATCTTCAATGGAAACGGGGAAGTTCGGTGGCTTCGTCAGTGGTTCCGAGCAAAATACAATCCCGAACCATTGAGACAATCTTTGTCTGAGGCGTTCGGCTCCCGGCGATTGGGGGATAGTCGTAAGCGTCTTGTCATCCCCTCATTTAACGTTGAGACTGGCGAAGTTCATGTTTGGAAAACAGCCCATCACCCCCGTTTGGAACGAGATTACCTTCACTCCGCCGTTGAGGTTGCCCTTTCAACGGGTGCTGCCCCTACCTACTTTCCAACGTACAAAGCTCTATCTGGCACACCGTTGATTGATGGTGGGGTGTGGGCGAACAACCCGGTTGCGATTGCGGCGGTTGAGGCCATCGGGGTACTCGGCTGGCAAGCGTTTGAACTGCGGATTCTTAGCCTTGGTTGTACAACCACCCCTTTCAGCATTGACTGGGGGCGTAGGCACTCTCTCGGTGTGTTCGGCTGGGCGACAAAAGTCACGGACCTCTTCATGACGGCGCAATCCGTTTCGGCAACCGGGATGACGCAACATCTACTTCCCGACCCCAACAATCTTGTGAGAATTAGTCCCATGGTCGGCAAGAACCGCTTTGAGCTTGATCGTGTTCGGGAGATTCCTTCGCTCAAAGGCTTGGGCGATTTTGAGGCCCGCAAAGCTCTTCCTCAACTTCGCCCTATGTTTTTCACTGCCCCCGTGGGGGAAGATTTCGTTCCATACCACGTGGTAAGTGAACAAAAGGAGGCAAGATGAATGTAATCTGTCCGCAATGTGGTGTTATAGAGCGAACGGTTGCTCAGCAAATCGGAGGAAAGATCACTTTCGGTTTGGCCGCTGCTGCGCTGGGTACACGGGCTGTTAAGAATCCTCTGGTCACAGCTATTTGCGTAGTGGCTGGGTTGATGGTTGGGCACTACATAGACCAGGAACTCAGCAAGCGTTGTCCTCAGTGCGGTGCGATTCTTCGTGTCACAGGTCTCTTGCCATGAAAAATAAAAAGCGATTCAAAGTCGGAGCCAAGGTCCGAATCCTGATACCTGGTATCAATGGTGTTGTTAAACAAACTTCGGATGAGATGGGACCGCTCGGGGAGTATTGGCCCGCGATTGAAACAAAGTCCGGCGAAAGAAAGGAACCCGGCTCAAACCTCGAGCTAACTCCTATCGAGCAAGGATAGGTCACGTGTTAGGCATTGGCTTCCACTATTCGTCACCTCTTACAAAGTTGACCTCATTCACGTAGCTCTATAAGTCCACTTCATGCTCTCACGCAAGCAATTCCCCTAAATTCAGAAATCGCAGCCGACCGCCATCCCATTTGTAAGAGAGTATTTCGATTCCCAGTTTCTTCAACGCGAACTTGGTTTTGGGCGTCGGCGTGCCAGGGGCAACAAACACTCGCCTCGGTTCCTTTGGCTCAGCCGCAGCATGAAACATCAGTTGTCCGATTGCGCAGTAAACGCTTGCCGTAGATAGATCTGTCTTTGCCTCGAAGAGCATCTGGATATGACCTGTGGATGAAAAGGTATAGAGGTCGCGAGGAATGTCATTCGCACAGCGGAGTCCACGCTTTTGCAGCGCGTCGGCCAAAGCAGAGATTACCGGACCGTGGTCGCACT encodes:
- a CDS encoding helix-turn-helix transcriptional regulator translates to MPTVGDRVKEIREAKKWTQDQLATKSGVSKGFLSDIENNKRNPSSEYVLKIANALGASIDYLLRGDEPLPASQREPTVIPQALASAAEQLSLSYSDTVELLEAHRSVIARRSNKTIKPFEVKDWIELYRAIKKVFG
- a CDS encoding nucleotidyltransferase, translated to MATAKLGIWDSRFGQMNDLLRSICEELQVSPTAYDQAVNRYTAVCNWLEADGSAVAVFNPTIYPQGSMKIGTTVKPFGRDEYDLDLVCEFRISVDKLQSPLQLLKLLEARMREHELYRSILEMKNRCVRLNYANEFHLDILPACPDLSVGGTCLFVPDRKSQTWKPSNPKGYADWFESRCELALKMLIESRRLMTKAEPIPPQEATEEKAILKRVVQLLKRWRDVRYQREPKLAPISMVLTTMAAQAYGGERTVTEAMTSVLNSFVTQIASTNSRVYVLNPANRKEDLSERWGDAAQYRVFVDGIREFHEQWDRVLATSGIHNVSEQLEGFFGEPVKAAIKKQARTLQDLREKSSLRVAQAGLLSSAPAIGVPVRSNTFHGKW
- a CDS encoding patatin-like phospholipase family protein — encoded protein: MTRRVLCIDGGGIKGVFPASFLSTIEESVGKPVADYFDLIVGTSTGGIIALGLGLGLSANDLLRFYQERGPAIFNGNGEVRWLRQWFRAKYNPEPLRQSLSEAFGSRRLGDSRKRLVIPSFNVETGEVHVWKTAHHPRLERDYLHSAVEVALSTGAAPTYFPTYKALSGTPLIDGGVWANNPVAIAAVEAIGVLGWQAFELRILSLGCTTTPFSIDWGRRHSLGVFGWATKVTDLFMTAQSVSATGMTQHLLPDPNNLVRISPMVGKNRFELDRVREIPSLKGLGDFEARKALPQLRPMFFTAPVGEDFVPYHVVSEQKEAR